GAATCCGGATGCCATCTTGGTGCGTTCCGCCCAGGTTGATACCGACAACTTTGACGGCCTGCTGGCTGTCGCCCGCGCCGGCGCTGGCGTGAACAACATCACCATCGACAAGGCTTCCGCGAAGGGCATCTGCGTGTTCAACACCCCGGGTGCAAACGCCAACGCCGTTGCCGAGCTCGTGATGACCGTGCTCGGCATGGCCGTCCGTAACGTGGACAAGGCTGCTGCATGGGTCAAGAACCTCGACACCACCGACCCGGACCTCGCGAAGACCGTCGAAAGCGGCAAGAAGAAATTCGCCGGCATGGAACTCGCAGGCAAGACTCTCGGCGTAATCGGCCTCGGCAAGATCGGCGTGCTCGTCGCTAACTATGCCCGTTGGAAGAACATGCGCGTCATCGCTTACGAACCGTATCCGAACGCCGCCAATATGCACGAACTTTCCAACAAGGTGGAAATTGCCGACCTCGACACCGTGATTGCGAAGTCTGACTTCCTCACCGTGCACGTTCCGTTCATCAAGGGCGTGACCGAAAACCTCCTCAACCGCAAGAACCTCGCACAGTTCAAGGGTAGCTACATCATGAACTTTGCTCGCGGTGGCATCGTGGAAATGGATCCGGTCAACGAAATGCTCGCTTCGGGTTCCCTCCAGGGTTACCTCTGCGACTTCCCGACTGCAGACCTCATCAAGAACGACAAGGTGACCTGCTTCCCGCACCTCGGTGCCTCTACCGAAGAAGCCGAAGAAAACTGCGCCGTGATGGCCGTCGAAGAATTGAAGGACTACATCGAATTCGGTTGCGTCCGCAATTCCGTGAACTTCCCGGCCCTCGTTGATCACCCGCATGCCGGCGTCAAGAGCCGCGTCGTGGTCATCAACCAGGACGTTCCGAATATGATTTCCGAAATCACGAAGGTATTCGGTGCCGAAGGCGTGAACATCGCCAGCTTCTCTAACAAGAGCAACGGCAAGATCGGCTACAACCTCGTTGACGTGGAAAGCAAGGTGGACGACTCCATCATCGAGAAGCTCTCCAAGCTCGAGAAGGTCATCAAGGTCCGCGTTATCCATTTCTAGTAGAAAGAGATTTCTCGCACTCAATGAAGCGACCCACTAACGGTGGGTCGTTTTTTTATTTATTCTTTGTCCGAAACGAATACGTTTAAGTTATATTTACATCGTTAAACTAGGTGTTTAAAGGAGTATTGTATGGAATGGAACGACTTTACGAGCCTCACGTCGGAAGACATGCGCGCCATTTGGGATTTTAGTACGAAAGATCCGTTTTCCATTTTGGGAATTCACCCGCTGAATACAGATCGTGGTGTCAAGACGGTGATTCGCGCCTACCAGCCGCAGGCCAGTTTCATTCGCGGAGAATCCTGCGACGGTGAATACGAATTTGATTTCATGAAAATCGGTAACACGGGATTCTTCGAAGCGATTCTCGACAAAGAATACGAACCGTTCTTTTACAACCTGATTATCAAGCAGGACGACGGCAACGAATACACGCTCACCGACCCGTATGCATTCCTCCCTGTACTTAGCGACTTTGACCGCCACCTGATTTCGAGCGGCACGCACTATGAGCTTTACCGCAAACTGGGCGCAAACCTTGTTGAACACCAGGGCTTTAAAGGCGTACACTTCGCCGTCTGGGCTCCGAACGCCCACGCCGTTTCCGTGGTCGGTAGCTTTAACAGCTGGGACGGCCGCCGCAACCAGATGCGCATGCTGGGCAGTTCCGGCATCTGGGAAATCTTCATTCCGAACATCGGCGAGAACGAACTCTACCGTTTCGAAATCCACGGCGCCGACGGCAACCTGCATGTTAAAGTGGACCCGCTCGCAAAACTCAGCGAAGTCCGTCCGGCAACCGCCTCCATCACCACGCACCTCGACGGCTACGAATGGGGCGACGACCTTTACATGTCTACGCATTGGGCAACCAAGGTCTTCGGTTCGCCCATGAACATTTACGAAGTCCACGCCGGTTCCTGGCGCCGCGCCCCCGCGAATCCGGACCGTTTCTTGAACTGGGACGAACTTGCCGAAACCTTGATTCCGTACCTCAAGGAAATGGGCTACACCCATGTGGAATTCTTGCCGCTCGCCGAACACCCGCTCGACGAATCCTGGGGCTACCAGGTGACC
The Fibrobacter sp. UWH4 DNA segment above includes these coding regions:
- a CDS encoding phosphoglycerate dehydrogenase codes for the protein MATIKTMNNISKKGLSLFGSFYQVSDSVENPDAILVRSAQVDTDNFDGLLAVARAGAGVNNITIDKASAKGICVFNTPGANANAVAELVMTVLGMAVRNVDKAAAWVKNLDTTDPDLAKTVESGKKKFAGMELAGKTLGVIGLGKIGVLVANYARWKNMRVIAYEPYPNAANMHELSNKVEIADLDTVIAKSDFLTVHVPFIKGVTENLLNRKNLAQFKGSYIMNFARGGIVEMDPVNEMLASGSLQGYLCDFPTADLIKNDKVTCFPHLGASTEEAEENCAVMAVEELKDYIEFGCVRNSVNFPALVDHPHAGVKSRVVVINQDVPNMISEITKVFGAEGVNIASFSNKSNGKIGYNLVDVESKVDDSIIEKLSKLEKVIKVRVIHF